One window from the genome of Commensalibacter oyaizuii encodes:
- the glf gene encoding UDP-galactopyranose mutase yields the protein MKENKILIVGAGFSGAVIGRLLAENDFDVHIIDERSHTAGNCYSERDTETGVMVHTYGPHIFHTDNEEVWNFVNQYTTMMPYVNRVKTTVNGQVFSLPINLHTINQFFHKTFSPDEAKEFIKTKGDSSIAEPQSFEEQALKFVGKELYEAFFKGYTLKQWGLHPSELPASILKRLPVRFNYDDNYFSHKFQGMPKDGYTVIVDSIMDHKNITVSLNTKFNKADHGKYRHIFYSGPLDAYFDYQHGRLAYRTLDFEKFTYQGDYQGTAVMNYGEESVPYTRITEHKYFAPWESHEGSVMYKEFSRLCTEKDLPYYPIRLVGEMTQLEQYVDLAEQENNVTFVGRLGTYRYLDMDVTIAEALKTARVFLENARNNEKMPAFTVAMK from the coding sequence ATGAAAGAAAATAAGATACTAATCGTAGGTGCTGGATTTTCTGGTGCTGTTATTGGGCGTTTGTTGGCTGAAAACGATTTTGATGTTCACATTATTGATGAACGTTCTCATACGGCAGGAAATTGTTACTCAGAGCGAGATACAGAAACAGGGGTGATGGTTCATACTTATGGCCCTCATATTTTTCATACAGATAACGAAGAAGTATGGAACTTTGTTAATCAATATACAACAATGATGCCTTATGTTAATCGTGTAAAAACAACGGTTAATGGACAAGTATTTTCTTTGCCGATTAATTTGCATACAATTAATCAGTTTTTTCATAAAACTTTTTCCCCTGATGAAGCAAAAGAATTCATTAAGACAAAAGGAGATAGCTCGATTGCTGAACCTCAATCTTTTGAAGAACAAGCACTTAAATTCGTGGGTAAAGAGCTTTATGAAGCATTCTTTAAGGGTTATACCTTAAAACAGTGGGGATTGCATCCTTCTGAATTACCAGCTTCTATTTTAAAACGCTTGCCTGTTCGTTTTAACTATGATGATAATTATTTCAGCCATAAATTTCAAGGAATGCCAAAAGACGGTTATACTGTGATTGTTGATAGTATTATGGATCATAAAAATATTACAGTATCTTTGAATACAAAATTTAATAAAGCTGATCATGGAAAATATCGTCATATTTTTTATAGTGGTCCACTAGATGCGTATTTTGATTACCAACACGGACGCTTGGCTTATCGTACGTTAGATTTTGAAAAATTCACATATCAAGGGGATTATCAAGGTACAGCTGTGATGAATTATGGTGAAGAGTCGGTGCCTTATACGCGTATTACAGAGCATAAATATTTTGCCCCTTGGGAAAGTCATGAGGGTTCTGTGATGTATAAAGAATTTAGTCGTTTATGCACTGAAAAAGACTTACCATATTATCCAATTCGCTTAGTTGGCGAGATGACACAATTGGAACAATATGTAGACTTAGCTGAACAAGAAAATAATGTGACGTTTGTTGGTCGTTTAGGAACATATCGTTATTTAGATATGGATGTCACGATTGCAGAAGCATTAAAAACTGCTAGGGTATTTTTGGAAAATGCTCGTAACAACGAAAAAATGCCAGCATTTACGGTGGCAATGAAGTAA
- a CDS encoding HEPN domain-containing protein, with amino-acid sequence MQLYELLNELLSLITIYLDYPQNENSKEIYNKIIFEHNNQTKRIFYTVNDKQKFDLYINDTLKMLNEKAKLSNETITDYTIKRLIVSKMKEYNYTLDNINIFIQELRSLEREVTQVITNIVGIDLEKNQKPIQMGCFEVGYFCDINDKTKQVGSWFNFLKKRGNPLYFKANIYHLDLDDKHYNKKISLYTLDFIRLLLFISGNSNSNHKIKTGSEFYDELGNLLITDFYHYLYLDEDWQLVGGSGGQKSTVKLSINELVSLDIYEHFQNLWNFYQKIQNNPKSKEISDIHKRILSASLAVGESIRSEEEKNSLIYTCIALESLFSFNEEQLFQRSIGDKIADCLAFIVGTNKEGRKGIIKHTKEIYKARCALVHGSQSSKTVDLYWINDLIRTAIGEFLRNKKYKDLKTINQLYDMVKDARLSY; translated from the coding sequence ATGCAACTTTATGAATTATTAAATGAATTGTTGTCTCTAATAACAATATATCTTGATTATCCTCAAAACGAAAATTCTAAAGAGATTTACAATAAAATAATCTTTGAGCACAATAATCAAACAAAAAGAATTTTTTATACTGTAAATGATAAGCAAAAATTTGATTTATATATAAATGATACTCTTAAAATGCTTAATGAAAAAGCTAAGCTCTCAAATGAAACCATTACTGATTATACTATCAAGAGATTAATTGTTTCTAAAATGAAAGAATATAATTATACACTCGATAATATCAACATATTTATTCAAGAACTCCGCTCATTAGAAAGAGAAGTAACACAAGTCATTACCAATATTGTCGGCATTGATTTAGAAAAAAATCAAAAACCCATTCAAATGGGTTGCTTTGAAGTAGGTTATTTTTGCGATATCAATGATAAAACTAAGCAGGTTGGAAGTTGGTTTAATTTTTTAAAAAAAAGAGGAAATCCTTTATATTTTAAAGCTAACATTTATCATTTAGACCTTGATGATAAACACTATAACAAAAAGATCTCTTTATATACTCTGGATTTTATTCGACTTCTCTTATTTATATCTGGCAATTCTAATTCCAATCATAAAATTAAAACAGGAAGCGAATTTTACGATGAGTTGGGTAACTTACTTATAACTGATTTCTATCATTATTTATATTTAGATGAAGACTGGCAGCTCGTTGGAGGTTCCGGGGGGCAAAAATCAACCGTAAAACTATCTATCAATGAACTAGTCTCTCTTGATATTTATGAACACTTTCAAAATTTGTGGAATTTCTATCAAAAAATTCAAAACAACCCAAAATCCAAAGAAATATCAGATATTCATAAACGTATTCTAAGTGCCAGCCTTGCTGTTGGTGAATCTATACGTAGTGAAGAAGAAAAAAACTCTTTAATTTATACTTGCATAGCTCTTGAATCTTTATTTTCTTTTAATGAAGAGCAATTATTTCAAAGAAGCATCGGCGATAAAATTGCAGATTGTTTAGCTTTTATTGTTGGTACAAATAAAGAAGGAAGAAAAGGAATTATAAAACATACTAAGGAAATATATAAAGCTCGATGTGCGTTAGTTCATGGTAGTCAATCCTCCAAAACTGTTGATCTATATTGGATAAATGACCTTATACGAACAGCAATTGGGGAGTTTTTGAGAAATAAAAAATATAAAGATCTTAAAACAATTAACCAACTATATGATATGGTCAAAGATGCTCGACTTTCATATTAA
- the purU gene encoding formyltetrahydrofolate deformylase, with protein sequence MTTTDNIIEYVLTLSCPDQPGIVAAISTGLFEAQANILESQQHDDPSGRFFMRVVFALQDQSTVYDWLHTRLEALASQFNMTWSLHNRLKRKRVMLMVSKMDHCLVDLLYRWRIGELPIEPVAIVANYPKEEYAHIEMKDIPFHYLPISKDTKKEQEQQLWDIIKETRTELVVLARYMQILSSDMVKKLPGQCINIHHSFLPGFKGAKAYHQAFARGVKLIGATAHYVTEDLDEGPIIEQDVERVSHRDVPEDLVRKGRDIERRVLAKAVRYHIENRVILNGSKTVIFAD encoded by the coding sequence ATGACAACAACTGATAATATTATTGAATATGTTTTAACGCTTTCTTGCCCTGATCAACCAGGAATAGTGGCAGCAATTTCAACAGGATTATTTGAGGCACAGGCAAATATTTTAGAATCTCAACAACATGATGATCCTTCGGGGCGTTTTTTTATGCGGGTTGTTTTTGCGTTGCAAGATCAAAGTACAGTCTATGACTGGTTGCACACTCGTTTAGAGGCGCTGGCAAGTCAATTTAATATGACATGGTCTTTGCATAATCGATTAAAACGCAAACGTGTGATGCTAATGGTTTCCAAGATGGATCATTGTTTGGTGGATTTATTGTATCGTTGGCGTATTGGTGAATTGCCGATTGAGCCTGTGGCGATTGTGGCGAATTATCCCAAAGAAGAATATGCGCATATTGAAATGAAGGATATTCCTTTTCATTATTTGCCGATTTCTAAGGATACTAAAAAAGAGCAAGAACAACAATTATGGGATATTATCAAAGAAACTCGGACAGAGTTGGTTGTTCTGGCACGATATATGCAGATTTTATCATCAGATATGGTGAAAAAGTTACCAGGTCAGTGTATTAACATCCATCACTCATTTTTGCCTGGTTTTAAAGGGGCAAAAGCCTATCATCAAGCTTTTGCGCGTGGGGTTAAATTGATCGGTGCAACAGCACATTATGTAACAGAGGATTTGGATGAAGGTCCAATTATCGAACAAGATGTTGAACGCGTTAGTCATCGTGATGTGCCCGAGGATCTAGTACGCAAAGGGCGTGATATTGAACGTCGTGTATTAGCAAAAGCCGTTCGCTATCATATTGAAAATCGTGTGATTTTGAATGGCAGTAAAACGGTTATATTTGCGGATTAG
- a CDS encoding S9 family peptidase — protein MMKKITPPTAPQHPIAINQCGYQRTDSYAWLKDEHWQDVLHNPKVLKKEIEAYLIEENTYTSEYLKETESLQKKLYSEMKQRIVSKDTSPKLEDGAWIYFSRFEENNEYKTYYRKSSDSLQEELLLDPNLNAKQFSYYKVGYIEHSPNHQFLAYAEDIQGSEIWNVQIKNLQTNQYLSHTIEQCTGDFTFSGCNQFVFWIYRDDHGRPTKIFRRDLASGNDTLIYTEKDPGFFLSIQRSLSNQWIFISAKDHDTSEVWLIPAHQATHSPICVMPRQQGIQYELNDWHGQFIIKTNIDQADNFKLMRMPIPSVTQLDTFHLNSTHWQTWVDHDPECYLMDMIAYQDYFVRLERYQVNTRIVITDQNNSETTLTGDEEAYTLSLDPILNHQTPWLRYSYQSPTTPRQWYRYHMATGEKEILKTQEIPSGHCPDDYKTKRLWAKATDGELVPITLTYHKNTALDGSASVLLYGYGSYGYAIDPVFSITALNYLNNGWIYAVAHIRGGSEKGWDWFLQGRKFLKINSFTDFISCAEHLIQQNYTKAGQIVADGRSAGGMLMGYIANERPDLFAGIIAVVPFVDVLNTMSDVSLPLTPPEWPEWGNPITDKKAYEYIASYSPYDNIKKQPYPAILAIGGLTDPRVTYWEPAKWIAKLRQYNTSNNPLLLKINMDTGHGGASGRYDSLKEAAFIQAFALSIVKSN, from the coding sequence ATGATGAAAAAAATAACGCCCCCAACTGCACCACAACATCCCATAGCAATTAACCAATGCGGATATCAGCGCACAGACTCTTATGCCTGGCTAAAAGACGAACATTGGCAAGATGTGTTACATAATCCTAAGGTGCTTAAAAAAGAAATCGAAGCTTACTTAATTGAAGAAAATACATATACAAGCGAATATTTAAAAGAAACAGAATCTCTTCAAAAAAAATTATATTCCGAGATGAAGCAAAGAATTGTTTCCAAAGATACCAGTCCTAAGCTGGAAGACGGGGCGTGGATCTATTTTTCTCGTTTTGAAGAAAACAACGAATATAAGACCTATTACCGTAAATCTTCTGATTCTCTTCAAGAAGAGCTTTTACTCGATCCCAATCTTAATGCAAAGCAATTTAGTTACTACAAGGTTGGTTATATCGAGCACAGCCCCAATCATCAATTTCTAGCATATGCCGAAGATATCCAAGGGTCAGAAATATGGAATGTTCAGATTAAAAACCTGCAAACCAATCAATATCTTTCCCACACAATCGAACAATGTACAGGGGATTTTACTTTTTCAGGATGTAACCAATTCGTATTTTGGATCTATCGGGATGATCACGGTCGCCCAACCAAAATATTTAGACGCGATCTTGCATCAGGTAACGATACATTAATTTACACAGAAAAAGATCCTGGCTTTTTCCTGTCAATTCAGCGCAGTTTATCAAATCAGTGGATTTTTATATCAGCAAAAGATCATGATACAAGTGAGGTTTGGCTAATCCCTGCACATCAAGCAACGCATTCGCCAATTTGTGTAATGCCCAGACAACAAGGAATTCAATACGAATTAAACGACTGGCATGGTCAGTTTATCATCAAAACCAATATTGATCAGGCCGATAATTTTAAATTAATGCGCATGCCTATCCCTTCGGTCACCCAATTGGACACATTCCATCTTAATAGCACTCATTGGCAAACGTGGGTTGATCATGATCCAGAATGCTATTTGATGGATATGATCGCCTATCAAGATTATTTTGTTAGACTAGAACGTTATCAAGTTAACACACGTATTGTTATAACAGATCAAAATAACTCTGAAACAACATTAACGGGCGATGAGGAAGCTTATACTTTATCTCTTGATCCAATTTTAAATCATCAAACCCCTTGGTTAAGATACAGCTATCAATCCCCAACAACACCCCGGCAATGGTATCGATATCATATGGCAACGGGAGAAAAAGAAATTCTAAAAACCCAAGAAATTCCTTCAGGTCATTGCCCAGACGATTATAAAACAAAACGCTTATGGGCCAAGGCAACAGATGGTGAGCTGGTTCCTATTACCCTAACCTATCACAAAAATACCGCCTTGGATGGCTCTGCCTCTGTATTGTTATATGGATATGGATCTTATGGATATGCAATTGATCCTGTTTTTTCCATTACTGCACTCAATTATTTAAATAATGGCTGGATTTATGCCGTTGCGCATATTCGCGGCGGATCTGAGAAAGGATGGGATTGGTTTTTACAGGGCAGAAAATTTCTTAAAATAAATAGTTTCACAGATTTTATCAGTTGTGCAGAACACCTTATTCAACAAAATTATACCAAAGCTGGACAAATTGTTGCTGATGGGCGGTCTGCTGGGGGAATGCTAATGGGATATATTGCCAACGAACGTCCGGATTTATTCGCAGGTATTATTGCTGTTGTACCATTTGTCGATGTATTAAATACAATGTCTGATGTATCGTTACCTTTGACCCCCCCCGAATGGCCAGAATGGGGAAATCCGATCACAGACAAAAAAGCATATGAGTACATTGCTAGCTATTCACCTTACGATAATATTAAAAAACAACCTTATCCTGCAATTTTAGCCATTGGTGGATTAACCGATCCACGCGTGACCTATTGGGAACCCGCCAAGTGGATCGCAAAACTGCGCCAATATAATACATCTAACAATCCTTTATTGCTAAAAATTAATATGGATACAGGTCATGGCGGGGCATCCGGACGCTATGATTCTTTGAAAGAAGCCGCATTTATTCAGGCTTTTGCCCTTTCGATCGTAAAATCGAATTAA